Proteins encoded in a region of the Spiroplasma endosymbiont of Amphimallon solstitiale genome:
- the mnmG gene encoding tRNA uridine-5-carboxymethylaminomethyl(34) synthesis enzyme MnmG has product MKYDYEIIVIGAGHAGVEAALSSARAGHKTAIITLDKTKIALMPCNPSIGGPAKGVVVREIDALGGEMAKAADATALQMKLLNHSRGPAVWAIRAQSDKIAYSQYMQNAINKQENLTILEVMVQSLIIEEKTAKGVILENGEKITSEIVILTTGTYMTALTLQGHNKKSEGPDGQRTSNGISEQLKIVGFNMIRLKTGTPPRIKKNSIDFDKTNIELGSDLPLAFSHETKNFLPLAKQLPCYLLYTNDKTHTIINNNLDKSPMYNGEAQGTGPRYCPSIEDKVVRFADKPRHQIFLEPESLALDSIYVQGFSTSMPIDVQDKMLRTLPGLENCEVLKWAYAIEYDAFEPTQLWPTLETKLIKNLFSAGQINGTSGYEEAACQGLIAGINAHLKIKKEKPLILKRDEAYIGVLIDDLVTKGTVEPYRLLTSLAEHRLLLRNDNAQTRLIKYGYQVGLVSEQRWSQFNIQQTLMSNIVEKLKTIKVSPNSEVAKYIINNNLGPIPDNHIIAYELLKRPSVKLSMFTSQLPLINDLQYHELMELEITIKYSGYINQQLKMAQQTNSLEKKQIPSDIDYDLVESITGEAREKLKRVRPLTIGHATRISGVSPADIQVLLFFLKRKYPNLNI; this is encoded by the coding sequence ATGAAATATGACTATGAAATTATTGTAATTGGTGCCGGTCATGCTGGTGTTGAAGCGGCATTATCTTCTGCACGAGCAGGTCATAAAACTGCTATTATTACTCTTGATAAAACTAAAATTGCATTAATGCCATGTAATCCTTCTATTGGTGGACCCGCCAAAGGAGTTGTGGTTCGTGAAATTGATGCACTTGGTGGCGAAATGGCTAAAGCAGCAGATGCTACTGCTTTGCAAATGAAACTATTAAATCATTCACGTGGTCCAGCAGTTTGAGCTATTCGTGCTCAATCTGATAAAATTGCTTATTCACAATATATGCAAAATGCAATAAATAAACAAGAAAATTTAACAATTTTAGAAGTTATGGTACAATCATTAATAATTGAAGAAAAAACTGCTAAGGGTGTTATTTTAGAGAATGGCGAAAAAATTACTAGTGAAATTGTGATTTTAACTACTGGCACTTATATGACAGCTTTAACTTTACAAGGTCATAATAAGAAATCAGAAGGACCAGATGGTCAAAGAACAAGTAATGGTATTTCTGAACAATTAAAAATTGTAGGCTTTAATATGATACGTTTAAAAACAGGAACACCACCTCGTATTAAAAAAAATAGTATTGATTTTGACAAAACTAATATTGAACTAGGTAGTGATTTACCTTTAGCATTTTCACATGAAACTAAAAATTTTTTACCATTAGCAAAACAATTACCTTGTTATTTACTTTATACAAATGATAAAACTCATACCATTATTAATAATAATTTAGATAAATCACCAATGTATAATGGTGAAGCACAAGGTACTGGACCACGTTATTGTCCAAGTATTGAGGATAAAGTAGTACGTTTTGCTGATAAGCCTCGTCATCAAATTTTCTTAGAGCCAGAATCACTTGCTTTGGATTCAATTTATGTCCAAGGTTTTTCAACATCGATGCCAATTGATGTGCAAGATAAAATGTTGAGAACGTTACCTGGCTTAGAAAATTGTGAAGTATTAAAATGAGCATATGCTATTGAATATGATGCTTTTGAACCAACACAATTATGACCAACATTGGAAACTAAATTAATTAAAAACTTATTTAGTGCTGGTCAAATTAATGGTACTAGTGGTTATGAAGAAGCAGCGTGTCAAGGTTTAATAGCCGGAATTAATGCACATTTAAAAATAAAAAAAGAAAAACCATTAATTTTAAAGCGTGATGAAGCATATATCGGAGTTTTAATTGATGATTTAGTAACAAAAGGAACAGTTGAACCTTATCGTTTATTAACTTCTTTAGCTGAACATCGTTTATTATTACGAAATGATAATGCTCAAACAAGATTAATTAAGTATGGTTATCAAGTTGGCTTAGTTAGTGAACAACGTTGATCACAATTTAATATTCAACAAACATTAATGTCTAATATTGTTGAAAAATTAAAAACTATTAAAGTTAGTCCCAATTCAGAAGTTGCTAAGTATATCATTAATAATAATTTAGGTCCAATTCCCGATAATCATATTATTGCTTATGAATTATTAAAACGTCCAAGTGTCAAATTATCAATGTTTACTTCACAGTTACCTTTAATAAATGATTTACAATATCATGAATTAATGGAATTAGAAATTACAATTAAATATTCAGGGTATATTAATCAACAACTAAAAATGGCGCAACAAACTAATAGTTTAGAAAAAAAACAAATTCCTAGTGATATTGATTATGATTTAGTAGAAAGTATTACTGGTGAAGCTAGAGAAAAATTAAAGCGTGTTAGACCATTAACAATTGGTCATGCTACAAGAATTTCTGGTGTTAGTCCTGCTGATATTCAAGTTTTATTATTTTTTTTAAAACGCAAATATCCAAATTTAAATATTTAA